One window of Saccharomyces mikatae IFO 1815 strain IFO1815 genome assembly, chromosome: 8 genomic DNA carries:
- the PCL5 gene encoding Pcl5p (similar to Saccharomyces cerevisiae PCL5 (YHR071W); ancestral locus Anc_5.347) has protein sequence MYGNHRFTPDSKEFDAVVKSKDFSTSSNPYQTPPSETSSTQHQTNCIKRKTNLATIISEFLSEISRPLSNGKINNSSQNILKFLNEVFKRSKCSKENAVLATFYFQRIYQSHKAGNESSLPEFSLCSKRIFLCCLILSHKFLNDNTYSMKNWQIISGLHAKDLSFMERWCLGRLDYELAVSYNDLSMWETRTLMKRRFYGTNNPVKRPRESDHGCDTSSRKLVKFC, from the coding sequence atgTATGGAAATCATAGATTTACCCCAGATTCCAAAGAGTTCGATGCTGTTGTCAAAAGTAAGGACTTTTCCACCAGCAGCAATCCCTATCAGACTCCTCCTTCGGAGACTAGCAGCACCCAGCATCAAACGAATTGCATCAAGAGAAAGACTAATCTAGCAACTATTATATCGGAATTCTTGTCCGAGATCAGTCGGCCTCTctcaaatggaaaaatcaaTAACTCGTCGCAGAAcatattgaaatttttgaacgaAGTATTCAAGAGATCTAAGTGCAGCAAAGAGAATGCTGTGCTTGcaactttttattttcaaaggaTATACCAATCTCACAAAGCCGGCAATGAAAGTTCGTTGCCTGAATTTTCACTCTGTTCCaagagaatttttctttgttgtctTATTCTATCGCATAAATTTTTGAACGATAATACCTATTCgatgaaaaattggcaAATTATAAGCGGGCTCCATGCCAAGGATTTATCTTTCATGGAAAGATGGTGTCTTGGCAGACTGGACTACGAGTTGGCCGTTTCGTACAACGATCTTTCGATGTGGGAAACAAGGACTTTAATGAAAAGGAGGTTCTATGGCACCAACAACCCGGTAAAGAGACCTAGAGAATCCGATCACGGTTGTGATACTTCCTCTAGAAAACTAGTtaaattttgttga
- the ERG7 gene encoding lanosterol synthase ERG7 (similar to Saccharomyces cerevisiae ERG7 (YHR072W); ancestral locus Anc_5.351), whose protein sequence is MTEFYSETIGLPKTDPRLWRLRTDEIGRESWEYLTSEQAANEPPSTFTQWLLQDPEFPHPQPERNKHSPNFSAFDACHNGASFFKLLQEPDSGIFPCQYKGPMFMTIGYVAVNYIAGIQIPEHERIEIIRYIVNTAHPVDGGWGLHSVDKSTVFGTALNYVILRLLGLPKDHPVCVKSRNTLLRLGGALGSPHWGKIWLSALNLYRWEGVNPAPPETWLLPYSLPMHPGRWWVHTRAVYIPVSYLSLVKFTCPMTPLLEELREEIYTKPFDKIKFSKHRNTVCGVDLYYPHSKTLNIANNFVVFYEKYLRNRFIYSLSKRKVYDLVRKEIQNTDSLCIAPVNQAFCALVTLIEEGVDSQAFKKFQYRFKDALFHGPQGMTIMGTNGVQSWDCAFAIQYLFIAGLAERSEFYNTIVSAYKFLCRAQFDTECVPGSFRDKRKGAWGFSTKTQGYVVSDCTAEAIKAIIMVKNSPVFTEVHNMISNERLFEGIDVLLNLQNIGSFEYGSFATYEKIKAPLAMETLNPAEVFGNIMVEYPYVECTDSSVLGLTYFHKYFDYKKEEIRARIRIAIEFIKKSQLPNGSWYGSWGICFTYAGMFALEALHTVGETYENSSTVRKGCDFLVSKQMKDGGWGESMKSSELHSYVDSEKSLVVQTAWVLIALLFAEYPGKDVIDRGIELLKNRQEESGEWKFEGVEGVFNHSCAIEYPSYRFLFPIKALGMYSKAYEQHAL, encoded by the coding sequence ATGACAGAGTTTTATTCTGAAACAATCGGTCTGCCAAAGACAGATCCACGTCTTTGGAGATTAAGAACTGATGAGATAGGCCGAGAAAGTTGGGAATACTTAACCTCTGAACAGGCCGCTAATGAACCGCCCTCCACTTTCACGCAATGGCTTCTTCAGGACCCTGAATTTCCTCATCCTCAAccagaaagaaataaacatTCACCTAACTTTTCAGCTTTCGATGCGTGCCATAATGGTgcatcttttttcaaactgcTTCAAGAGCCTGACTCAGGCATTTTTCCATGCCAGTATAAAGGACCCATGTTCATGACGATTGGTTATGTAGCTGTAAACTACATTGCCGGTATCCAAATTCCAGAGCATGAGAGAATAGAAATAATCAGATATATAGTTAATACTGCACATCCAGTTGATGGTGGTTGGGGGTTGCACTCTGTAGACAAGTCCACTGTTTTTGGTACTGCATTGAACTATGTTATCTTACGTTTGTTGGGCCTACCCAAGGACCATCCGGTTTGCGTTAAGTCAAGAAACACTTTGTTAAGATTGGGTGGTGCTCTTGGATCTCCGCATTGGGGAAAAATTTGGCTGAGTGCATTAAACTTGTATAGATGGGAAGGTGTTAATCCTGCCCCTCCTGAAACTTGGTTACTTCCATACTCACTGCCTATGCATCCAGGAAGATGGTGGGTTCATACTAGAGCGGTCTATATTCCAGTCAGTTACCTGTCCTTAGTGAAATTTACTTGCCCAATGACCCCTCttcttgaagaattgaGGGAGGAAATCTATACCAAGCCATTTGATAAGATCAAGTTTTCCAAGCATAGAAATACTGTGTGTGGAGTAGATCTATATTACCCACACTCCAAAACTTTGAATATTGCAAACAACTTTGTTGTGTTTTACGAAAAATACCTTAGAAACAGATTTATTTATTCCCTTTCCAAGAGAAAGGTCTATGATCTGGTCAGAAaggaaattcaaaatactGATTCCTTGTGTATAGCACCCGTTAACCAAGCGTTTTGTGCCCTTGTTACTCTTATTGAAGAAGGAGTGGACTCTCAAGCCTTCAAGAAGTTCCAGTATAGATTCAAGGATGCATTGTTCCATGGCCCACAAGGTATGACCATCATGGGAACTAATGGTGTACAAAGTTGGGATTGTGCGTTTGCCATTCAATATCTTTTTATCGCTGGTCTAGCAGAAAGGTCGGAGTTTTACAATACGATTGTCTCCGCCTATAAATTCTTGTGTCGTGCTCAGTTTGACACTGAATGTGTTCCCGGTAGTTTTAgagataaaagaaaaggtgcTTGGGGCTTTTCGACCAAGACACAGGGTTACGTAGTCTCTGATTGTACTGCAGAAGCAATTAAGGCCATCATTATGGTAAAAAACTCTCCAGTCTTCACTGAGGTACACAACATGATCAGTAATGAACGTTTATTCGAGGGGATTGATGTGTTATTGAACCTACAAAATATTGGATCCTTTGAATATGGCTCCTTTGCTACctatgaaaaaatcaaggCCCCATTAGCTATGGAGACATTGAATCCTGCTGAAGTTTTTGGTAACATAATGGTAGAATACCCATACGTGGAATGTACTGATTCATCAGTCCTTGGGTTGACGTATTTTCACAAGTATTTTGACtataaaaaggaagaaatacGTGCGCGCATCAGAATTGCTATTGAGTTCATTAAGAAATCGCAACTACCAAATGGCAGTTGGTATGGAAGCTGGGGTATTTGCTTCACCTATGCAGGCATGTTTGCGTTGGAGGCATTGCACACAGTGGGAGAAACCTATGAGAATTCTTCGACTGTAAGAAAAGGTTGCGACTTTTTGGTTTCTAAACAGATGAAAGACGGTGGTTGGGGAGAATCCATGAAGTCCAGCGAGTTGCACAGTTATGTAGATAGCGAAAAATCGCTAGTGGTTCAAACCGCTTGGGTGCTAAttgctcttctttttgctgAATACCCAGGGAAAGATGTCATTGATCGAGGTAttgaacttttgaaaaatagaCAAGAAGAGTCCGGAGAATGGAAATTTGAAGGTGTAGAAGGTGTTTTCAACCACTCTTGTGCAATTGAATACCCAAGTTATAGATTTTTATTTCCCATTAAGGCATTAGGAATGTACAGCAAGGCATATGAACAACATGCGCTTTGA
- the NOP10 gene encoding snoRNP complex protein NOP10 (similar to Saccharomyces cerevisiae NOP10 (YHR072W-A); ancestral locus Anc_5.353): MHLMYTLGPDGKRIYTLKKVTETGEITKSAHPARFSPDDKYSRQRVTLKKRFGLVPGQ, encoded by the coding sequence ATGCATTTGATGTATACTTTGGGCCCAGATGGCAAAAGGATTTATACATTAAAAAAGGTCACTGAGACCGGAGAAATTACAAAGTCAGCTCACCCAGCTAGATTTTCTCCAGACGACAAATATTCGAGACAAAGAGTTACTTTAAAAAAGAGATTTGGTTTGGTACCAGGTCAATAA
- the OSH3 gene encoding oxysterol-binding protein related protein OSH3 (similar to Saccharomyces cerevisiae OSH3 (YHR073W); ancestral locus Anc_5.355) → METIDIQNRSFVVRWVKCGRGDVINYQIKPLKKSIEIGIYKKLKSSVDDHASAVHIAPDTKTLLDYTTKSLLHKGSSGHVEEHHRRPSEHSHNSSNGPDNKRKERSYSSLSISSIQQQSQEIPLREKLSASGFTLVKRVGNVSGNTMVQGDLEVKDTDYYYAFILDNSSSKNAKKKILFNASVINGDNQSMISTRSTPPTRPAALSRTSTQQDMLFRVGQGRYLQGYLLKKRRKRLQGFKRRFFTLDFRYGTLSYYLNDHNRTCRGEIVISLSSVSANKKDKIIIIDSGMEVWVLKATNKENWQSWVDALQFCFDDQFEDKDTSTLEENPATFDDDDDDDDDDEGTNIKSPFQDRDQLTPTATTKSALSHKQHTQEGTDESYVPLPSDSYVTFSRNLRLIQQRLEQCKKDSLSYKPSTFNQRSEGLKRSPSSSSAFPNNRVTLFNQSSSGMTSSDSLVSEETPSNATHNEHALYNQLADLEVFVSRFVIQGEVLFRDHQNLCKKAKDTRVSLTSYLSENDEFFDAEDEISRGVILLTDTEDDINNIVEETPLLGQSDKNEFKTEGEVSENEQMGLSSVDSHTTNDENHNRKHHKNRHKNRRRSHQHHQRTKSTQSSTETFTSKDLFALSYPKTISRRNDIPEAAASPPSLLSFLRKNVGKDLSSIAMPVTSNEPISILQLISETFEYAPLLTKATQRPDPITFVSAFAISFLSIYRDKTRTLRKPFNPLLAETFELVREDMGFRLISEKVSHRPPVFAFFAEHLEWECSYTVTPSQKFWGKSIELNNEGILRLRFKTTGELFEWTQPTTILKNLIAGERYMEPVNEFEVHSSKGDKSHILFDKAGMFSGRSEGFKVSIIPPASSSRKKEILAGKWTQSLVNETTHETIWESGELVSNPRKKYGFTKFTANLNEITEIEEGNLPPTDSRLRPDIRAYEEGNVEKAEEWKLKLEQLQRERRNKGQDVEPRYFEKISKNEWKYVTGPKSYWERRRKHDWSDVPHLW, encoded by the coding sequence ATGGAAACAATTGATATCCAAAATAGATCTTTTGTTGTTCGTTGGGTAAAGTGCGGCCGTGGTGATGTGATCAACTATCAGATCAAAccattgaagaaatctATTGAAATAGGTATCTATAAGAAGTTGAAATCCAGCGTAGATGACCATGCTTCTGCAGTTCACATTGCACCTGACACTAAAACATTGCTGGACTACACAACGAAATCTTTATTACATAAGGGAAGCTCTGGTCATGTGGAGGAACATCACAGGCGTCCTTCCGAGCACTCTCATAATTCTAGTAATGGTCCAGATAATAAGAGAAAGGAGAGATCGTATTCCTCGCTCTCGATCAGCAGCATACAACAGCAATCCCAAGAAATACCGTTACGTGAAAAACTCTCTGCATCAGGTTTCACTTTGGTCAAGAGGGTCGGTAATGTTTCAGGGAACACTATGGTTCAAGGCGATCTTGAAGTAAAAGATACAGATTACTATTATGCCTTTATACTGGACAATTCGTCTTCTAAAAAcgcaaaaaagaaaattcttttcaatgcGAGTGTAATTAATGGTGATAATCAATCAATGATTAGTACGAGGTCTACGCCCCCGACACGGCCCGCAGCCTTAAGTAGAACATCAACCCAACAGGACATGCTGTTTAGAGTAGGCCAAGGTCGTTACTTACAAGGGTAtctgttaaaaaaaaggagaaagaGACTACAAGGTTTTAAAAGAAGGTTTTTTACTTTGGATTTTCGATATGGAACTCTATCGTATTATTTGAACGACCATAACCGAACTTGTAGGGGTGAAATTGTCATAAGTCTGTCATCTGTTAGCGCCAATAAGAAAGACAAAATTATAATTATTGATTCTGGTATGGAAGTCTGGGTCCTAAAAGCTacaaataaagaaaattggcAATCATGGGTTGATGCGTTACAATTCTGTTTTGATGACCAGTTTGAGGATAAAGATACCTCAACCTTGGAGGAAAATCCAGCCActtttgatgatgacgatgatgatgatgatgatgatgagggAACCAATATAAAAAGCCCTTTTCAAGACCGTGACCAACTCACACCTACGGCTACAACTAAATCAGCGCTATCTCATAAACAGCATACTCAAGAGGGTACTGATGAGTCGTATGTGCCACTACCAAGCGATTCCTACGTTACTTTTTCTAGGAACCTGCGTTTGATTCAACAACGACTAGAGCAATGTAAGAAGGACTCTTTATCTTATAAGCCCAGTACATTTAATCAAAGATCAGAAGGTTTAAAAAGATCACCCTCTTCATCTTCCGCCTTTCCTAATAATAGAGTAACTTTATTCAATCAATCTTCCTCCGGCATGACATCATCTGATTCATTGGTTTCTGAAGAAACTCCTTCTAACGCAACACATAATGAACATGCATTATATAATCAACTGGCAGACCTTGAAGTGTTTGTTAGCCGATTCGTTATACAAGGAGAGGTGCTATTTAGGGACCACCAGAACCTGTGTAAGAAGGCAAAAGATACAAGAGTTTCGTTAACTTCATATCTTagtgaaaatgatgaattttttgatgcagaagatgaaatcaGTCGGGGGGTCATTTTATTAACTGATACAGAAGACGATATTAATAATATAGTGGAAGAAACTCCTCTACTTGGCCAAAGCGATAAAAATGAGTTCAAAACAGAGGGTGAAGTTTCAGAAAACGAACAAATGGGTTTATCAAGTGTGGATAGCCATACAACTAACGACGAAAATCATAACCGTAAACATCATAAAAATCGTCATAAAAATCGTCGTCGTAGCCACCAACACCATCAAAGAACCAAAAGTACACAGTCTTCAACAGAAACATTCACAAGTAAGGATTTATTTGCTCTCTCCTATCCAAAGACTATTTCACGCCGTAATGACATTCCCGAAGCCGCAGCTTCTCCTCCAAGcttattatcttttttgagaaagaatGTGGGTAAAGATTTGAGTTCTATTGCTATGCCGGTAACATCAAATGAGCCTATTTCTATCCTGCAGTTGATATCAGAAACCTTTGAGTACGCTCCTCTTTTGACGAAGGCCACCCAACGTCCTGATCCTATAACATTTGTCTCAGCATTTGCTATTTCCTTCCTTTCCATATATAGGGATAAAACTAGGACCCTGAGAAAACCGTTCAACCCGTTACTGGCTGAAACATTTGAACTTGTACGAGAAGATATGGGATTTAGATTGATATCAGAAAAGGTTTCTCACCGTCCACCGGTATTCGCCTTTTTCGCAGAGCATCTTGAATGGGAGTGCAGTTATACCGTAACGCCATCCCAAAAGTTCTGGGGTAAATCGATTGAGTTGAATAATGAGGGTATATTGAGACTAAGATTCAAAACAACGGGAGAATTGTTCGAATGGACGCAaccaacaacaattttgaaaaatttgatagCAGGGGAGAGATATATGGAGCCTGTTAACGAATTTGAGGTACATTCCTCGAAAGGAGACAAATCACACATCTTGTTTGATAAAGCAGGTATGTTTAGTGGGAGGTCAGAGGGATTTAAAGTTTCTATAATCCCACCGGCTTCAAGTAGCcgcaagaaagaaatattggCTGGCAAATGGACACAGAGTTTGGTTAATGAAACCACACATGAAACTATATGGGAAAGTGGTGAATTAGTTAGCAATCCgaggaaaaaatatggaTTCACGAAATTCACGGCAAATTTGAATGAAATTacagaaattgaagaaggtaATTTACCGCCAACGGACTCAAGGCTCAGACCAGATATTAGAGCATATGAGGAGGGAAATGTTGAAAAGGCTGAAGaatggaagctgaaattaGAACAGCTTCAACGTGAAAGACGTAATAAAGGGCAAGATGTTGAGCCTAGATATTTCGAAAAAATATCTAAGAATGAATGGAAATACGTAACCGGACCAAAGAGTTATTGGGAAAGAAGGAGGAAACACGATTGGTCCGATGTTCCTCATTTATGGTGA
- the QNS1 gene encoding glutamine-dependent NAD(+) synthetase (similar to Saccharomyces cerevisiae QNS1 (YHR074W); ancestral locus Anc_5.357): protein MSHLITLATCNLNQWALDFEGNRDRILESIKVAKERGARLRVGPELEITGYGCLDHFLENDVCLHSWEMYAQIIKNKETHGLILDIGMPVLHKNVRYNCRLLSLDGEILFIRPKIWLANDGNYREMRFFTPWMKPGVVEDFILPPEIQTVTGQRLVPFGDAVINSLDTCIGTETCEELFTPQSPHIAMSLDGVEIITNSSGSHHELRKLNKRLDLILNATKRCGGVYLYANQRGCDGDRLYYDGCALIAINGTIVAQGSQFSLDDVEVVTATVDLEEVRSYRAAIMSRGLQASLAEIKFKRIDIPVELALMTSRFDPTVCPTKTRKPFYHSPEEEIALGPACWMWDYLRRCNGTGFFLPLSGGIDSCATAMIVHSMCRLVTDAAQNGNEQVIKDVRKITRSTDDWIPSSPQEIASKIFHSCFMGTENSSKETRSRAKDLSTAIGSYHVDLKMDSLVSSVVSLFEVATGKKPIFKIFGGSQIENLALQNIQARLRMVLSYLFAQLLPWVRGIQNSGGLLVLGSANVDECLRGYLTKYDCSSADINPIGGISKTDLKGFIAYASKEYDMPILDDFLNATPTAELEPMTKDYVQSDEKDMGMTYEELGVFGYLRKVEKCGPYSMFLKLLHQWSPKLTPRQISEKVKRFFFFYAINRHKQTVLTPSYHAEQYSPEDNRFDLRPFLINPRFPWASRKIDEVVEQCEAHKGSKLDIMSID, encoded by the coding sequence ATGTCACATCTCATTACTTTAGCCACGTGTAATTTAAATCAATGGGCACTGGATTTTGAAGGTAATAGAGACCGTATCCTAGAATCTATAAAGGTTGCCAAGGAGAGAGGTGCCAGGTTGCGTGTCGGTCCAGAACTAGAAATAACTGGCTATGGATGTTTAGATCATTTCTTAGAAAACGATGTTTGTCTTCATTCATGGGAAATGTATGCTCAAATCATcaagaataaagaaactCATGGGTTGATACTTGACATTGGTATGCCCGTCCTACATAAGAATGTCCGTTATAATTGTCGTCTGCTATCTTTGGATGGTGAGATATTGTTTATAAGACCAAAGATCTGGTTAGCTAACGATGGTAACTACAGGGAAATGAGATTTTTCACACCTTGGATGAAGCCTGGCGTAGTAGAAGACTTTATCCTTCCACCTGAGATTCAAACAGTTACGGGTCAACGACTTGTGCCATTTGGTGATGCTGTAATAAATTCATTGGATACGTGTATCGGTACAGAAACCTGCGAAGAATTATTTACGCCTCAATCTCCTCACATCGCAATGTCATTGGATGGTGTGGAAATCATCACGAATTCATCTGGTTCTCACCACGAACTGCGTAAGTTGAATAAAAGATTAGACTTGATTTTGAATGCCACCAAACGTTGTGGTGGTGTTTACTTGTATGCAAATCAAAGAGGTTGTGATGGGGACAGATTATATTATGATGGCTGTGCATTGATTGCCATCAATGGTACGATTGTTGCCCAGGGTTCACAATTTTCCCTAGATGATGTAGAAGTTGTTACCGCTACTGTAGACTTAGAAGAAGTGAGAAGTTACCGTGCGGCAATTATGTCTCGTGGTCTGCAGGCTTCGTTAGCAGAGATTAAGTTCAAGCGCATTGATATTCCTGTAGAATTAGCCTTGATGACCTCCAGATTCGATCCTACAGTGTGCCCAACAAAAACTCGGAAGCCTTTTTACCACTCTCCTGAGGAAGAAATTGCTTTGGGGCCTGCTTGCTGGATGTGGGATTATTTAAGACGTTGTAATGGCACAGGGTTTTTTCTGCCTTTATCTGGGGGTATTGACTCTTGCGCAACAGCAATGATTGTTCACTCTATGTGCCGATTAGTTACAGATGCTGCCCAAAATGGGAATGAACAAGTTATAAAAGACGTTCGTAAAATAACGCGCAGTACCGATGATTGGATTCCAAGCAGTCCACAAGAGATAGCctcaaaaatatttcactCCTGCTTCATGGGTACAGAGAACTCATCTAAGGAGACAAGAAGTAGAGCTAAAGACCTTTCTACCGCTATCGGATCCTACCATGTTGATTTAAAAATGGACTCCTTAGTATCCAGCGTGGTATCCTTATTCGAAGTGGCCACTGGCAAAAAACcaatattcaaaatattcgGAGGTTCTCAAATAGAGAATTTGGCTCTACAAAACATTCAGGCACGTCTAAGAATGGTCctttcttatctttttgCACAACTGTTGCCGTGGGTTCGTGGGATCCAAAATTCTGGTGGTTTGTTAGTATTGGGTAGTGCCAATGTTGATGAATGCTTACGCGGGTATCTAACAAAATATGACTGCTCTTCTGCTGATATCAACCCAATTGGGGGAATTTCAAAGACTGATTTGAAAGGATTCATAGCTTACGCATCAAAGGAATATGACATGCCAATCTTGGATGACTTTTTGAATGCTACGCCAACTGCAGAATTAGAACCTATGACTAAGGATTATGTTCAATCGGACGAAAAAGATATGGGAATGACGTACGAGGAATTGGGTGTGTTTGGTTATTtaagaaaagttgaaaaatgtGGTCCGTATTCTATGTTCCTaaaacttcttcatcagtGGTCTCCAAAGTTGACGCCCCGTCAAATATCTGAAAAGGttaaaagatttttcttcttctacgCTATTAATAGACACAAACAAACTGTTTTAACTCCCAGCTATCATGCTGAACAGTATTCACCAGAAGACAACAGATTCGATTTACGTCCTTTCTTAATTAACCCAAGATTTCCGTGGgcttcaagaaaaattgacgAAGTTGTTGAACAGTGCGAAGCACATAAAGGCTCAAAACTTGACATCATGTCAATTGATTAG